Proteins encoded within one genomic window of Macaca fascicularis isolate 582-1 chromosome 16, T2T-MFA8v1.1:
- the MYCBPAP gene encoding MYCBP-associated protein isoform X7, which yields MKKVVSKQSPPKLIGRCPPRAGRRLLRTQWRPLAGWRARGRRGGGAASVSRGRAVQGHAHRRDGTMKSLKKDSRLKITPARLLEAAESFKEKKRAKGPEQPTPPIQEEPEPVSNVLQGDDILALAIKKEDLKEQHIPRLTEKEDKRVITQKFIIRKLKPTDPRRKVCHLVARPANPDAATKPLDYSGPGDSFDGSDQILPHHILGSLQDFKRIALARGNTRLAELIPTSPCLMTLISAKGESKQKAPKEEKRPPWAPPPQHNFLKNWQRNIALRKKQQEALSEHLKKPISELLMHTGETYRRIQEERELIDCTLPTRRDRKSWENSGFWSRLEYLGDEMTGLVMTKTKTQRGLMEPITHIGKPHSIRVETGLPAQRDASYRYTWDRSLFLIYRRKELQKIMAELDFSQQDIDGLEVVGKGQPFSAVTVEDYTVFERSQGSSSEETAYLGTLASSSDVPMPILGPSLLFCGKPACWIRGSNPQNKRQVGIAVHLTFETLEGEKTSSELTVVNNGTVAIWYDWRRQHQPDTFQDLKKNRMQRFYFNSREGVILPGETKTFTFFFKSLTAGIFREFWEFRTHPTLLGGAVLQVNLHAVSLTQDVFEDERKVLESKLMAHEAVTIVHEVLQEVLMGVLTPERTPSPVDAYLTKEDLFWHRNPQLHYEHQVVQSLHELWRQYMTLPPNAEEARPGDKEHVSPIATEKASVNAELLPRFRSPTISEPQVPQPENEALRESGSQKARVGTKSPQQKSIMEEILVEESPDVDSAKSPWEPDGLPLLEWNLCLEDFRKAVMVLPDENQREDALMRLNKAALELCQKPRPLQSNLLHQMGLQLWRDVIDSLVSHSLWLRSLLGLPEKETIYLNVPEEQDQKSPAIMEVKVPVGKVGKEERKGAAQEKKQLGIKDKEDKKGARQDRPNSKKHRAKDDKKVIKSTSRDRFSLEDPMPDINLPSQEPIDPLVMEKYTQRLHSEVHGLLDTLVTDLMVLADELSPIKNVEEPLRLCT from the exons ATGAAGAAGGTGGTTTCCAAGCAGTCTCCGCCCAAGTTGATTGGTAGGTGCCCTCCCCGCGCGGGGCGCCGGTTGCTACGGACGCAGTGGCGGCCGCTGGCTGGCTGGCGTGCGCGGGGTCGCCGCGGGGGCGGCGCAGCCTCGGTGTCTCGGGGCCGGGCGGTGCAGGGTCACGCTCACCGCCGGGACGGCACCATGAAGTCTCTAAAGAAGGATTCCCGCCTCAAAATAACTCCAGCCAGATTATTAGAGGCCGCAGAGAGCTTCAAAG AAAAGAAACGGGCAAAGGGACCTGAACAACCCACACCCCCAATTCAGGAAGAGCCTGAACCTGTTAGCAATGTCCTACAAGGAGATGACATTCTTGCTTTGGCCATTAAGAAGGAAGACTTGAAGGAG caacATATTCCTCGCCTTACTGAAAAGGAAGATAAACGCGTCATTACCCAGAAATTTATCATCCGTAAACTCAAACCCACGGATCCTAGGAGGAAGGTCTGCCACCTTGTAGCACGTCCTGCAAATCCCGATGCAGCCACAAAGCCTCTGGACTACTCTG GTCCCGGTGACAGCTTCGATGGCAGTGACCAGATCCTGCCCCACCACATCTTGGGGAGTCTCCAGGACTTTAAGAGAATTGCACTTGCTCGAGGGAACACCCGG CTGGCTGAGCTGATACCTACCTCACCCTGTCTGATGACCCTCATCTCTGCTAAAGGAGAGTCAAAGCAAAAAGCcccaaaagaagagaagagacctcCCTGGGCCCCACCTCCTCAGCacaactttctgaaaaactggcAGCGTAACATAGCCCTGCGGAAGAAGCAGCAGGAAGCCCTCAGTG AACACCTAAAGAAGCCGATCAGTGAGCTGCTCATGCACACTGGGGAGACCTACAGACGGATCCAGGAGGAGCGGGAGCTCATTGACTGCACACTTCCAACGCGGCGTGATAGGAAA AGCTGGGAGAACAGTGGGTTCTGGAGTCGACTGGAATACTTGGGAGATGAGATGACAGGTCTGGTCATGACCAAGACAAAAACTCAGCGTGGCCTTATGGAGCCCATCACTCACATCGGGAAGCCCCACTCCATCCGGGTGGAGACAG GATTACCAGCCCAGAGGGACGCTTCATACCGCTACACCTGGGATCGGAGTCTATTTCTGATCTACCGACGCAAGGAGCTGCAGAAAATCATGGCAGAGCTGGATTTCAGCCAGCAG GATATTGATGGCCTGGAGGTGGTGGGCAAAGGGCAGCCCTTCTCAGCTGTTACTGTGGAAGACTACACAGTGTTTGAAAGAAGTCAGGGAAGCTCCTCTGAAGAGACAGCATACTT AGGCACATTGGCAAGTTCCTCTGATGTCCCCATGCCTATTCTCGGCCCTTCTCTTCTGTTCTGTGGGAAGCCAGCTTGCTGGATCAGAGGCAGTAATCCACAGAACAAG AGGCAGGTCGGGATTGCTGTTCACTTGACCTTTGAAACCCTAGAAGGCGAGAAAACCTCCTCAGAACTGACTGTGGTCAATAATGGCACCGTGGCCATTTGGTATGACTGGCGACGGCAGCACCAACCGGACACTTTCCAAGACCTGAAGAAAAACAGGATGCAGCGATTTTACTTTAACAGCCGGGAAG GTGTGATTCTGCCTGGAGAAACTAAAACCTTTACCTTCTTCTTCAAGTCTTTGACTGCTGGGATCTTCAGGGAATTTTGGGAGTTTCGAACCCATCCTACTCTATTAGGAGGTGCTGTGCTGCAAGTCAATCTCCATGCAGTCTCCCTGACCCAGGATGTTTTTGAGGATGAGAGGAAAGTACTGGAG AGCAAACTGATGGCCCATGAGGCAGTCACCATCGTTCACGAAGTGCTGCAGGAGGTGCTGATGGGGGTCTTGACCCCGGAGCGCACACCATCACCTGTGGATGCCTATCTCACCAAGGAAGACTTGTTCTGGCACAGGAATCCTCAG CTGCATTACGAGCACCAAGTGGTGCAAAGCCTGCATGAACTGTGGCGCCAGTACATGACTCTGCCCCCCAACGCTGAGGAGGCCAGGCCAGGGGACAAGGAGCACGTCAGCCCCATAGCCACAGAGAAGGCCTCTGTGAATGCCGAGCTCTTACCGCGCTTTAGGAGCCCCACCATTTCTGAACCTCAAGTGCCCCAGCCTGAGAATGAGGCCCTCAGGGAATCCGGATCCCAGAAGGCCAGAGTGGGAACCAAGAGTCCTCAGCAGAAGAGCATCATGGAGGAGATCCTGGTGGAGGAAAGCCCAGATGTGGACAGCGCCAAGAGCCCCTGGGAGCCGGATGGCCTTCCCCTGCTGGAGTGGAATCTCTGCTTGGAGGATTTCAGAAAG GCAGTGATGGTGCTCCCTGATGAGAACCAGAGAGAGGATGCGCTGATGAGGCTCAACAAAGCAGCCCTGGAGCTGTGCCAGAAGCCAAGGCCATTGCAGTCCAACCTCCTGCACCAGATGGG TTTGCAGCTATGGCGAGATGTGATTGACAGCCTGGTGAGCCATTCCCTGTGGCTGAGGTCTCTGCTGGGCCTGCCTGAGAAGGAGACCATCTATTTGAATGTGCCTGAAGAGCAAG ATCAAAAATCACCTGCCATCATGGAAGTGAAGGTACCTGTGGGGAAAGTTGGGAAGGAGGAGCGGAAAGGAGCAGCCCAGGAAAAGAAGCAACTGGGgatcaaagacaaagaagacaagaaaggagCCAGG CAGGACCGTCCCAACAGCAAGAAGCACAGGGCAAAGGACGACAAGAAAGTCATAAAATCTACAAGTCGGGACAGGTTTTCCTTGGAAGACCCTATGCCTGACATCAACCTCCCTTCTCAAGAACCCATAGACCCCCTGGTCATGGAGAAATACACCCAGAGGCTGCACAGCGAG GTCCATGGGCTGCTGGACACCCTGGTGACCGACCTGATGGTCCTGGCTGATGAGCTCAGCCCCATAAAGAATGTCGAGGAGCCTTTGCGTCTCTGCACGTGA
- the MYCBPAP gene encoding MYCBP-associated protein isoform X14: protein MKKVVSKQSPPKLIEKKRAKGPEQPTPPIQEEPEPVSNVLQGDDILALAIKKEDLKEQHIPRLTEKEDKRVITQKFIIRKLKPTDPRRKVCHLVARPANPDAATKPLDYSGPGDSFDGSDQILPHHILGSLQDFKRIALARGNTRLAELIPTSPCLMTLISAKGESKQKAPKEEKRPPWAPPPQHNFLKNWQRNIALRKKQQEALSEHLKKPISELLMHTGETYRRIQEERELIDCTLPTRRDRKSWENSGFWSRLEYLGDEMTGLVMTKTKTQRGLMEPITHIGKPHSIRVETGLPAQRDASYRYTWDRSLFLIYRRKELQKIMAELDFSQQDIDGLEVVGKGQPFSAVTVEDYTVFERSQGSSSEETAYLGTLASSSDVPMPILGPSLLFCGKPACWIRGSNPQNKRQVGIAVHLTFETLEGEKTSSELTVVNNGTVAIWYDWRRQHQPDTFQDLKKNRMQRFYFNSREGVILPGETKTFTFFFKSLTAGIFREFWEFRTHPTLLGGAVLQVNLHAVSLTQDVFEDERKVLESKLMAHEAVTIVHEVLQEVLMGVLTPERTPSPVDAYLTKEDLFWHRNPQLHYEHQVVQSLHELWRQYMTLPPNAEEARPGDKEHVSPIATEKASVNAELLPRFRSPTISEPQVPQPENEALRESGSQKARVGTKSPQQKSIMEEILVEESPDVDSAKSPWEPDGLPLLEWNLCLEDFRKAVMVLPDENQREDALMRLNKAALELCQKPRPLQSNLLHQMGLQLWRDVIDSLVSHSLWLRSLLGLPEKETIYLNVPEEQDQKSPAIMEVKVPVGKVGKEERKGAAQEKKQLGIKDKEDKKGARQDRPNSKKHRAKDDKKVIKSTSRDRFSLEDPMPDINLPSQEPIDPLVMEKYTQRLHSEVHGLLDTLVTDLMVLADELSPIKNVEEPLRLCT from the exons ATGAAGAAGGTGGTTTCCAAGCAGTCTCCGCCCAAGTTGATTG AAAAGAAACGGGCAAAGGGACCTGAACAACCCACACCCCCAATTCAGGAAGAGCCTGAACCTGTTAGCAATGTCCTACAAGGAGATGACATTCTTGCTTTGGCCATTAAGAAGGAAGACTTGAAGGAG caacATATTCCTCGCCTTACTGAAAAGGAAGATAAACGCGTCATTACCCAGAAATTTATCATCCGTAAACTCAAACCCACGGATCCTAGGAGGAAGGTCTGCCACCTTGTAGCACGTCCTGCAAATCCCGATGCAGCCACAAAGCCTCTGGACTACTCTG GTCCCGGTGACAGCTTCGATGGCAGTGACCAGATCCTGCCCCACCACATCTTGGGGAGTCTCCAGGACTTTAAGAGAATTGCACTTGCTCGAGGGAACACCCGG CTGGCTGAGCTGATACCTACCTCACCCTGTCTGATGACCCTCATCTCTGCTAAAGGAGAGTCAAAGCAAAAAGCcccaaaagaagagaagagacctcCCTGGGCCCCACCTCCTCAGCacaactttctgaaaaactggcAGCGTAACATAGCCCTGCGGAAGAAGCAGCAGGAAGCCCTCAGTG AACACCTAAAGAAGCCGATCAGTGAGCTGCTCATGCACACTGGGGAGACCTACAGACGGATCCAGGAGGAGCGGGAGCTCATTGACTGCACACTTCCAACGCGGCGTGATAGGAAA AGCTGGGAGAACAGTGGGTTCTGGAGTCGACTGGAATACTTGGGAGATGAGATGACAGGTCTGGTCATGACCAAGACAAAAACTCAGCGTGGCCTTATGGAGCCCATCACTCACATCGGGAAGCCCCACTCCATCCGGGTGGAGACAG GATTACCAGCCCAGAGGGACGCTTCATACCGCTACACCTGGGATCGGAGTCTATTTCTGATCTACCGACGCAAGGAGCTGCAGAAAATCATGGCAGAGCTGGATTTCAGCCAGCAG GATATTGATGGCCTGGAGGTGGTGGGCAAAGGGCAGCCCTTCTCAGCTGTTACTGTGGAAGACTACACAGTGTTTGAAAGAAGTCAGGGAAGCTCCTCTGAAGAGACAGCATACTT AGGCACATTGGCAAGTTCCTCTGATGTCCCCATGCCTATTCTCGGCCCTTCTCTTCTGTTCTGTGGGAAGCCAGCTTGCTGGATCAGAGGCAGTAATCCACAGAACAAG AGGCAGGTCGGGATTGCTGTTCACTTGACCTTTGAAACCCTAGAAGGCGAGAAAACCTCCTCAGAACTGACTGTGGTCAATAATGGCACCGTGGCCATTTGGTATGACTGGCGACGGCAGCACCAACCGGACACTTTCCAAGACCTGAAGAAAAACAGGATGCAGCGATTTTACTTTAACAGCCGGGAAG GTGTGATTCTGCCTGGAGAAACTAAAACCTTTACCTTCTTCTTCAAGTCTTTGACTGCTGGGATCTTCAGGGAATTTTGGGAGTTTCGAACCCATCCTACTCTATTAGGAGGTGCTGTGCTGCAAGTCAATCTCCATGCAGTCTCCCTGACCCAGGATGTTTTTGAGGATGAGAGGAAAGTACTGGAG AGCAAACTGATGGCCCATGAGGCAGTCACCATCGTTCACGAAGTGCTGCAGGAGGTGCTGATGGGGGTCTTGACCCCGGAGCGCACACCATCACCTGTGGATGCCTATCTCACCAAGGAAGACTTGTTCTGGCACAGGAATCCTCAG CTGCATTACGAGCACCAAGTGGTGCAAAGCCTGCATGAACTGTGGCGCCAGTACATGACTCTGCCCCCCAACGCTGAGGAGGCCAGGCCAGGGGACAAGGAGCACGTCAGCCCCATAGCCACAGAGAAGGCCTCTGTGAATGCCGAGCTCTTACCGCGCTTTAGGAGCCCCACCATTTCTGAACCTCAAGTGCCCCAGCCTGAGAATGAGGCCCTCAGGGAATCCGGATCCCAGAAGGCCAGAGTGGGAACCAAGAGTCCTCAGCAGAAGAGCATCATGGAGGAGATCCTGGTGGAGGAAAGCCCAGATGTGGACAGCGCCAAGAGCCCCTGGGAGCCGGATGGCCTTCCCCTGCTGGAGTGGAATCTCTGCTTGGAGGATTTCAGAAAG GCAGTGATGGTGCTCCCTGATGAGAACCAGAGAGAGGATGCGCTGATGAGGCTCAACAAAGCAGCCCTGGAGCTGTGCCAGAAGCCAAGGCCATTGCAGTCCAACCTCCTGCACCAGATGGG TTTGCAGCTATGGCGAGATGTGATTGACAGCCTGGTGAGCCATTCCCTGTGGCTGAGGTCTCTGCTGGGCCTGCCTGAGAAGGAGACCATCTATTTGAATGTGCCTGAAGAGCAAG ATCAAAAATCACCTGCCATCATGGAAGTGAAGGTACCTGTGGGGAAAGTTGGGAAGGAGGAGCGGAAAGGAGCAGCCCAGGAAAAGAAGCAACTGGGgatcaaagacaaagaagacaagaaaggagCCAGG CAGGACCGTCCCAACAGCAAGAAGCACAGGGCAAAGGACGACAAGAAAGTCATAAAATCTACAAGTCGGGACAGGTTTTCCTTGGAAGACCCTATGCCTGACATCAACCTCCCTTCTCAAGAACCCATAGACCCCCTGGTCATGGAGAAATACACCCAGAGGCTGCACAGCGAG GTCCATGGGCTGCTGGACACCCTGGTGACCGACCTGATGGTCCTGGCTGATGAGCTCAGCCCCATAAAGAATGTCGAGGAGCCTTTGCGTCTCTGCACGTGA
- the MYCBPAP gene encoding MYCBP-associated protein isoform X4, which translates to MKKVVSKQSPPKLIGRCPPRAGRRLLRTQWRPLAGWRARGRRGGGAASVSRGRAVQGHAHRRDGTMKSLKKDSRLKITPARLLEAAESFKEKKRAKGPEQPTPPIQEEPEPVSNVLQGDDILALAIKKEDLKEQHIPRLTEKEDKRVITQKFIIRKLKPTDPRRKVCHLVARPANPDAATKPLDYSGPGDSFDGSDQILPHHILGSLQDFKRIALARGNTRLAELIPTSPCLMTLISAKGESKQKAPKEEKRPPWAPPPQHNFLKNWQRNIALRKKQQEALSEHLKKPISELLMHTGETYRRIQEERELIDCTLPTRRDRKSWENSGFWSRLEYLGDEMTGLVMTKTKTQRGLMEPITHIGKPHSIRVETGLPAQRDASYRYTWDRSLFLIYRRKELQKIMAELDFSQQVSMASMPQSETSWGSACLQSALLTFLRLSEDIDGLEVVGKGQPFSAVTVEDYTVFERSQGSSSEETAYLGTLASSSDVPMPILGPSLLFCGKPACWIRGSNPQNKRQVGIAVHLTFETLEGEKTSSELTVVNNGTVAIWYDWRRQHQPDTFQDLKKNRMQRFYFNSREGVILPGETKTFTFFFKSLTAGIFREFWEFRTHPTLLGGAVLQVNLHAVSLTQDVFEDERKVLESKLMAHEAVTIVHEVLQEVLMGVLTPERTPSPVDAYLTKEDLFWHRNPQLHYEHQVVQSLHELWRQYMTLPPNAEEARPGDKEHVSPIATEKASVNAELLPRFRSPTISEPQVPQPENEALRESGSQKARVGTKSPQQKSIMEEILVEESPDVDSAKSPWEPDGLPLLEWNLCLEDFRKAVMVLPDENQREDALMRLNKAALELCQKPRPLQSNLLHQMGLQLWRDVIDSLVSHSLWLRSLLGLPEKETIYLNVPEEQDQKSPAIMEVKVPVGKVGKEERKGAAQEKKQLGIKDKEDKKGARDRPNSKKHRAKDDKKVIKSTSRDRFSLEDPMPDINLPSQEPIDPLVMEKYTQRLHSEVHGLLDTLVTDLMVLADELSPIKNVEEPLRLCT; encoded by the exons ATGAAGAAGGTGGTTTCCAAGCAGTCTCCGCCCAAGTTGATTGGTAGGTGCCCTCCCCGCGCGGGGCGCCGGTTGCTACGGACGCAGTGGCGGCCGCTGGCTGGCTGGCGTGCGCGGGGTCGCCGCGGGGGCGGCGCAGCCTCGGTGTCTCGGGGCCGGGCGGTGCAGGGTCACGCTCACCGCCGGGACGGCACCATGAAGTCTCTAAAGAAGGATTCCCGCCTCAAAATAACTCCAGCCAGATTATTAGAGGCCGCAGAGAGCTTCAAAG AAAAGAAACGGGCAAAGGGACCTGAACAACCCACACCCCCAATTCAGGAAGAGCCTGAACCTGTTAGCAATGTCCTACAAGGAGATGACATTCTTGCTTTGGCCATTAAGAAGGAAGACTTGAAGGAG caacATATTCCTCGCCTTACTGAAAAGGAAGATAAACGCGTCATTACCCAGAAATTTATCATCCGTAAACTCAAACCCACGGATCCTAGGAGGAAGGTCTGCCACCTTGTAGCACGTCCTGCAAATCCCGATGCAGCCACAAAGCCTCTGGACTACTCTG GTCCCGGTGACAGCTTCGATGGCAGTGACCAGATCCTGCCCCACCACATCTTGGGGAGTCTCCAGGACTTTAAGAGAATTGCACTTGCTCGAGGGAACACCCGG CTGGCTGAGCTGATACCTACCTCACCCTGTCTGATGACCCTCATCTCTGCTAAAGGAGAGTCAAAGCAAAAAGCcccaaaagaagagaagagacctcCCTGGGCCCCACCTCCTCAGCacaactttctgaaaaactggcAGCGTAACATAGCCCTGCGGAAGAAGCAGCAGGAAGCCCTCAGTG AACACCTAAAGAAGCCGATCAGTGAGCTGCTCATGCACACTGGGGAGACCTACAGACGGATCCAGGAGGAGCGGGAGCTCATTGACTGCACACTTCCAACGCGGCGTGATAGGAAA AGCTGGGAGAACAGTGGGTTCTGGAGTCGACTGGAATACTTGGGAGATGAGATGACAGGTCTGGTCATGACCAAGACAAAAACTCAGCGTGGCCTTATGGAGCCCATCACTCACATCGGGAAGCCCCACTCCATCCGGGTGGAGACAG GATTACCAGCCCAGAGGGACGCTTCATACCGCTACACCTGGGATCGGAGTCTATTTCTGATCTACCGACGCAAGGAGCTGCAGAAAATCATGGCAGAGCTGGATTTCAGCCAGCAGGTTAGTATGGCCTCCATGCCCCAGTCAGAAACCTCTTGGGGCAGTGCCTGTCTTCAGTCAGCTCTTCTAACCTTTCTCCGTCTCTCGGAGGATATTGATGGCCTGGAGGTGGTGGGCAAAGGGCAGCCCTTCTCAGCTGTTACTGTGGAAGACTACACAGTGTTTGAAAGAAGTCAGGGAAGCTCCTCTGAAGAGACAGCATACTT AGGCACATTGGCAAGTTCCTCTGATGTCCCCATGCCTATTCTCGGCCCTTCTCTTCTGTTCTGTGGGAAGCCAGCTTGCTGGATCAGAGGCAGTAATCCACAGAACAAG AGGCAGGTCGGGATTGCTGTTCACTTGACCTTTGAAACCCTAGAAGGCGAGAAAACCTCCTCAGAACTGACTGTGGTCAATAATGGCACCGTGGCCATTTGGTATGACTGGCGACGGCAGCACCAACCGGACACTTTCCAAGACCTGAAGAAAAACAGGATGCAGCGATTTTACTTTAACAGCCGGGAAG GTGTGATTCTGCCTGGAGAAACTAAAACCTTTACCTTCTTCTTCAAGTCTTTGACTGCTGGGATCTTCAGGGAATTTTGGGAGTTTCGAACCCATCCTACTCTATTAGGAGGTGCTGTGCTGCAAGTCAATCTCCATGCAGTCTCCCTGACCCAGGATGTTTTTGAGGATGAGAGGAAAGTACTGGAG AGCAAACTGATGGCCCATGAGGCAGTCACCATCGTTCACGAAGTGCTGCAGGAGGTGCTGATGGGGGTCTTGACCCCGGAGCGCACACCATCACCTGTGGATGCCTATCTCACCAAGGAAGACTTGTTCTGGCACAGGAATCCTCAG CTGCATTACGAGCACCAAGTGGTGCAAAGCCTGCATGAACTGTGGCGCCAGTACATGACTCTGCCCCCCAACGCTGAGGAGGCCAGGCCAGGGGACAAGGAGCACGTCAGCCCCATAGCCACAGAGAAGGCCTCTGTGAATGCCGAGCTCTTACCGCGCTTTAGGAGCCCCACCATTTCTGAACCTCAAGTGCCCCAGCCTGAGAATGAGGCCCTCAGGGAATCCGGATCCCAGAAGGCCAGAGTGGGAACCAAGAGTCCTCAGCAGAAGAGCATCATGGAGGAGATCCTGGTGGAGGAAAGCCCAGATGTGGACAGCGCCAAGAGCCCCTGGGAGCCGGATGGCCTTCCCCTGCTGGAGTGGAATCTCTGCTTGGAGGATTTCAGAAAG GCAGTGATGGTGCTCCCTGATGAGAACCAGAGAGAGGATGCGCTGATGAGGCTCAACAAAGCAGCCCTGGAGCTGTGCCAGAAGCCAAGGCCATTGCAGTCCAACCTCCTGCACCAGATGGG TTTGCAGCTATGGCGAGATGTGATTGACAGCCTGGTGAGCCATTCCCTGTGGCTGAGGTCTCTGCTGGGCCTGCCTGAGAAGGAGACCATCTATTTGAATGTGCCTGAAGAGCAAG ATCAAAAATCACCTGCCATCATGGAAGTGAAGGTACCTGTGGGGAAAGTTGGGAAGGAGGAGCGGAAAGGAGCAGCCCAGGAAAAGAAGCAACTGGGgatcaaagacaaagaagacaagaaaggagCCAGG GACCGTCCCAACAGCAAGAAGCACAGGGCAAAGGACGACAAGAAAGTCATAAAATCTACAAGTCGGGACAGGTTTTCCTTGGAAGACCCTATGCCTGACATCAACCTCCCTTCTCAAGAACCCATAGACCCCCTGGTCATGGAGAAATACACCCAGAGGCTGCACAGCGAG GTCCATGGGCTGCTGGACACCCTGGTGACCGACCTGATGGTCCTGGCTGATGAGCTCAGCCCCATAAAGAATGTCGAGGAGCCTTTGCGTCTCTGCACGTGA